The following coding sequences lie in one Glycine max cultivar Williams 82 chromosome 19, Glycine_max_v4.0, whole genome shotgun sequence genomic window:
- the LOC100798490 gene encoding transcription factor EMB1444, protein MGTNLHQVLGSLCLNTHWNYAIFWKLKHRARMILTWEDAYYNNPDDFDSSENKHCQKTLEQIGCGKFSHSALGLAVAKMSYHAYSLGEGIVGQVAVTGKHRWICADNQVASSGLSFEFADGWQSQFSAGIRTIAVVAVVPLGVVQLGSLNKVIEDMGFVTHIRNLFLSTQNYSIQCPSQIQGSLKSSSQLDKSKENFSSDIMRTCFYDTQKSMKSETADVLMPLQCSGTGRNCTPPSACEKMSDNVAKQEGPELYNDESSILLQSISNMMNVDCQEFEEMKPLYGTKYEGGSSGCKDMRLESEKNVSSFLNDFVTDNASFNDVICPSEKVRVDSACFPSVFLDTVVCESDKLHYADINQKGAVNFAQPSEANSQQHIEKSKFHTEPCYKDIPDFQTEPCYKDASHILKFPAGCELHEALGPAFLKGGKCLDWPAQINQEMKSVEMSDEISTSQLTSESCPEHLLEAMLANFSHSNNDVNSELSFCKSKQSAIVSAKNHEASIHNVHTINSEGYSIDQLSLVREDKHHSLSSSSGICGVMSSKGISSTFHSSNSGQLERSSEPSKNSKKRARPGESCRPRPRDRQLIQDRIKELRELVPNGAKCSIDSLLERTIKHMLFLQSITKHADKLTDFSDTKSKLHHKEADILGSSSYEQGSSWAMEVGGHLKVHSILVENLSKNGQMLVEMLCEECNHFLEIAEAIRSLGLTILKGATKAHGEKMWICFVVEGQNKRNVHRLDILWPLVQILQSKSTVYSH, encoded by the exons ATGGGTACCAACTTGCACCAAGTACTCGGAAGCCTCTGTTTGAATACTCACTGGAACTACGCCATCTTTTGGAAGCTCAAACATCGTGCTCGAAT GATCTTGACATGGGAGGATGCATATTATAACAATCCTGATGATTTCGACTCTTCAGAAAATAAACACTGCCAGAAGACCTTGGAACAGATTGGTTGTGGGAAATTTTCACACAGTGCATTAGGGTTAGCGGTGGCTAAGATGTCATATCATGCATATTCATTAGGAGAAGG TATTGTTGGACAGGTAGCTGTTACTGGAAAACATAGGTGGATCTGTGCAGATAATCAAGTTGCGAGTTCTGGCTTGTCTTTTGAG TTTGCTGATGGGTGGCAGTCTCAGTTTTCTGCTGGAATCAGG ACTATTGCTGTTGTTGCTGTAGTCCCTCTTGGTGTTGTTCAGCTTGGCTCTCTAAATAAA GTGATTGAAGATATGGGGTTTGTAACTCATATCAGAAATCTTTTTTTGTCTACTCAAAATTACTCAATCCAATGTCCTAGTCAAATACAGGGTAGTTTGAAGAGTTCATCTCAG CTGGACAAATCGAAGGAAAATTTTTCTTCAGATATTATGCGTACTTGCTTTTACGATACACAGAAATCTATGAAAAGTGAAACAGCAGATGTTTTAATGCCCCTTCAATGTTCTGGGACTGGGAGGAACTGTACACCTCCTTCTGCTTGTGAGAAAATGTCTGATAATGTGGCCAAGCAAGAGGGGCCTGAATTGTACAATGATGAAAGTTCCATTTTGCTTCAGTCGATATCCAATATGATGAATGTGGACTGTCAGGAATTTGAAGAGATGAAACCTCTATATGGGACAAAGTATGAAGGAGGAAGTAGTGGCTGCAAAGATATGAGATTGGAATCAGAAAAAAATGTCTCatcatttttaaatgattttgttaCAGATAATGCTAGCTTCAATGATGTAATATGTCCATCAGAAAAAGTCAGAGTTGATTCTGCATGCTTTCCTTCAGTTTTTCTTGATACAGTTGTTTGTGAAAGTGATAAATTGCATTATGCAGATATTAACCAAAAAGGGGCAGTGAATTTTGCCCAACCTTCAGAAGCAAACTCCCAGCAACATATTGAAAAGTCAAAGTTTCATACTGAGCCTTGTTACAAGGATATCCCAGACTTCCAAACTGAACCTTGTTACAAGGATGCCTCACACATATTGAAGTTCCCTGCTGGCTGTGAGCTACATGAAGCACTTGGACCAGCTTTTTTGAAAGGGGGTAAATGTTTAGATTGGCCAGCACAGATTAATCAAGAAATGAAATCTGTTGAAATGTCAGATGAGATTAGCACTAGTCAATTGACTTCTGAATCTTGTCCAGAACATCTTTTAGAAGCAATGCTGGCCAACTTTAGCCATAGTAATAATGATGTTAATAGTGAATTATCATTTTGTAAATCAAAGCAATCTGCAATTGTCTCTGCAAAAAATCATGAGGCTTCTATTCACAATGTGCATACTATTAATTCAGAAGGCTATTCGATAGATCAGCTCTCTCTTGTCAGAGAGGACAAACACCATTCTTTGAGTTCATCATCAGGGATATGTGGTGTGATGTCCTCAAAAGGTATTTCATCTACATTTCATAGTTCAAATAGTGGACAGCTTGAAAGGTCGTCTGAACCATCTAAGAACAGCAAAAAAAGGGCCAGGCCAGGGGAAAGTTGTAGGCCTCGGCCAAGGGACAGGCAACTGATCCAAGATCGTATCAAAGAGTTGAGAGAGCTGGTGCCAAATGGAGCAAAG TGCAGTATTGATTCACTCCTGGAGCGCACAATAAAGCACATGCTCTTTCTCCAAAGCATAACTAAACATGCTGACAAGTTAACTGACTTTTCTGATACGAAGTCAAAG TTGCATCATAAGGAAGCAGACATTCTTGGATCATCTAGTTATGAGCAGGGCTCAAGCTGGGCCATGGAGGTAGGGGGTCATCTGAAAGTTCATTCAAtattagtggagaatcttagcAAGAATGGACAGATGCTTGTTGAG ATGCTATGTGAGGAGTGCAACCATTTTCTTGAAATAGCAGAAGCCATAAGAAGTTTGGGCCTTACCATTTTGAAGGGTGCAACAAAAGCTCATGGTGAAAAGATGTGGATATGCTTTGTTGTCGAG GGTCAAAACAAGAGAAATGTACACAGATTGGATATCCTGTGGCCGCTTGTTCAAATACTGCAATCCAAGAGCACCGTGTATTCACATTAA
- the LOC100500514 gene encoding uncharacterized protein LOC100500514 precursor, with protein MAFSSFLGRVLFASVFILSAYQEFNAYGVDGGPTAKALRPKFDAFAHQVHSKAGFQLPDIDMKILVAGAIALKGLGGILFILGSSFGAFLLLLHQMIATPILYDFYYYDSEDKEFIQLFIKFTQNMALFGALLFFIGMKNSIPRRQPKKKVPKTKTY; from the exons atgGCGTTCTCTTCTTTTCTCGGCCGAGTCCTCTTCGCCTCTGTTTTCATCCTCTCCGCTTACCAAGA ATTTAATGCTTATGGAGTTGATGGGGGACCCACAGCAAAAGCACTCAGACCGAAGTTTGATGCCTTTGCACATCAAGTACATTCTAAAGCTGGCTTTCAACTTCCAGATATTGAT ATGAAAATTTTAGTTGCTGGGGCTATTGCTCTCAAGGGCCTCGGAGGGATTCTTTTCATACTTGGCAGCTCTTTTGGAGCTTTCCTTTTG CTTTTACATCAAATGATTGCTACTCCAATACTGTATGATTTCTACTATTATGACAGCGAGGACAAAGAATTTATCCAACTTTTCATCAAATTTACTCAG AATATGGCTCTCTTCGGGGCATTGTTGTTTTTCATTGGGATGAAAAACTCTATTCCTAGAAGGCAACCCAAGAAGAAGGTTCCCAAAACAAAAACCTATTAG